The following are encoded together in the Bacteroidales bacterium MB20-C3-3 genome:
- a CDS encoding DUF3276 family protein: MYFEDFDINDSQERNGDDVFSKPVRAGKRTYFFDVKATKNNDYYLTITESKRRVDRDGRFVYDKHKIFLYKEDFEKFSQGLEDIIKYIKENAPQTQEKPVREGAGSFSDVNFEEL; encoded by the coding sequence ATGTACTTCGAAGACTTTGACATTAATGATTCACAGGAGAGGAACGGGGATGATGTTTTTTCAAAACCGGTGAGAGCCGGAAAACGCACCTACTTCTTTGATGTAAAGGCAACCAAGAACAACGATTACTACCTCACAATAACAGAGAGTAAAAGAAGAGTTGACCGTGACGGCAGATTCGTTTATGATAAACACAAGATATTCCTTTACAAGGAGGATTTTGAAAAATTCTCTCAAGGTCTTGAAGATATTATTAAATACATAAAAGAAAATGCTCCTCAGACTCAGGAAAAACCTGTCAGAGAGGGTGCGGGCTCATTTTCTGATGTGAATTTTGAAGAGTTGTAA
- a CDS encoding DMT family transporter, protein MSRQKKAVIMASFVVFFWATVATAFKLALAGMAAVTLLLISSLTALIVFTIYLGYTRNLINTIKTLKDKRVVLNSLWQGAMNPFIYYLILFKGYSLLPAQIAQPMNFSWQVVLILLMAIFMKQKIGVIQALGVLISFAGIVMLSLNDGADSSGTLSIAGIIFILASTVIWAVYWMLKIDNSKEPVEELFRNFLAGSVFLLIAFLISPEPLEFGVPLYAAVYVGLFEMGITFILWNKALNIATNRIVVTQMIYLAPMLSFLIINRVLGERITLLTIAGLALIVSGILVSNMKHKKVLQHS, encoded by the coding sequence ATGAGTAGGCAGAAAAAAGCTGTTATTATGGCCTCTTTTGTGGTCTTCTTTTGGGCCACGGTAGCAACTGCATTCAAGCTTGCACTTGCCGGAATGGCTGCAGTAACACTGCTTTTAATTTCATCTCTTACTGCTTTAATTGTATTCACAATATATCTGGGGTACACCCGAAATTTGATTAATACTATTAAAACTCTTAAAGATAAGAGGGTTGTTCTCAATTCTCTTTGGCAAGGTGCAATGAACCCCTTTATATATTATCTCATACTTTTTAAGGGTTATTCTCTCCTCCCTGCTCAAATAGCACAACCTATGAATTTTTCCTGGCAGGTTGTTCTCATTTTGCTGATGGCAATCTTTATGAAACAAAAGATAGGAGTTATTCAGGCATTGGGTGTGCTGATAAGCTTTGCCGGAATAGTTATGCTTTCACTTAATGATGGTGCTGATTCTTCCGGCACACTTTCAATTGCCGGTATTATATTTATATTGGCCAGCACAGTGATTTGGGCTGTATACTGGATGTTAAAAATTGACAATTCAAAAGAGCCGGTTGAGGAGCTTTTCAGAAATTTTCTAGCCGGATCTGTTTTCCTTCTTATAGCATTTCTTATATCACCGGAACCTTTAGAATTTGGTGTTCCTCTATATGCAGCTGTATATGTAGGGCTGTTTGAGATGGGAATAACTTTTATATTATGGAATAAGGCCCTTAATATTGCAACAAACAGGATTGTTGTAACTCAGATGATTTATCTGGCACCAATGCTCTCTTTTTTAATTATTAACCGTGTTTTAGGTGAGCGAATTACACTCCTGACAATTGCAGGATTAGCCCTCATTGTTTCAGGAATACTGGTGAGCAACATGAAACATAAAAAGGTGTTACAACATAGCTGA
- a CDS encoding AIR synthase related protein, which yields MLREETEAKKYAMRGVSSSKSDVHKAIEKIDKGLFPGAFCKIVPDYLTGDDEYALVMHADGAGTKSSLAYAYWRETGDLSVWRGIAQDAVVMNTDDLICVGAVDEMVLSSTIGRNKNKIPGEVISEIIKGTENFASLMASYGINIRLTGGETADVGDLVRTVIVDSTVCARIKRSKVIDNSNIKAGDVIVGLASYGKAVYEDEYNGGTGSNGLTSARHDLFSSYLAKSYPESYDAEIPEEYVYTGSLKLDDIEPESGMTYGKLLLSPTRTYAPVIKEILFASGEEISGMVHCSGGGQTKILHFIKNLSVIKDNMFPVPPLFRAIQRESKTEWKEMYKVFNMGHRMEIYTTPESVERIISISEKFGIEARVIGRVEASDETETTIISQYGTFRYVK from the coding sequence ATGCTCAGAGAAGAGACAGAGGCTAAAAAATATGCAATGAGGGGGGTATCCTCATCAAAATCAGATGTTCACAAGGCAATTGAAAAGATTGACAAGGGCCTGTTTCCTGGTGCTTTTTGTAAAATTGTACCCGATTATCTCACCGGGGATGATGAGTATGCACTTGTAATGCACGCCGATGGTGCAGGGACCAAGAGCTCTCTTGCTTATGCTTACTGGAGGGAGACTGGTGACCTTAGTGTCTGGAGAGGGATTGCACAGGATGCTGTAGTGATGAATACAGATGATCTTATATGTGTGGGAGCAGTAGATGAGATGGTGCTATCTTCAACAATCGGGAGAAATAAAAATAAAATTCCGGGAGAGGTAATTTCTGAAATTATCAAGGGTACAGAAAATTTTGCATCACTTATGGCCTCTTATGGAATTAATATAAGGCTTACCGGAGGAGAGACAGCTGATGTAGGCGATCTGGTAAGGACAGTTATTGTTGATTCTACAGTTTGTGCCAGGATTAAAAGATCTAAGGTTATTGATAATTCAAACATTAAGGCAGGGGATGTTATAGTTGGGCTGGCTTCCTACGGAAAGGCTGTGTACGAGGATGAGTATAACGGAGGAACAGGCAGTAACGGACTGACATCCGCCAGACACGATCTCTTCTCCTCTTATCTGGCAAAATCCTACCCGGAAAGCTATGATGCTGAGATTCCTGAAGAGTATGTTTATACAGGTTCTCTGAAACTGGACGATATTGAGCCGGAGAGCGGAATGACATATGGGAAACTGCTTTTGTCTCCAACAAGAACATATGCGCCTGTTATTAAAGAGATTCTTTTTGCTTCAGGTGAAGAGATTAGCGGAATGGTTCACTGCTCAGGTGGTGGTCAGACAAAGATTCTGCATTTTATTAAAAATTTGTCAGTAATTAAAGATAATATGTTTCCGGTACCTCCTCTTTTCCGTGCGATTCAGAGGGAGTCAAAGACTGAGTGGAAAGAGATGTACAAGGTGTTCAATATGGGGCACAGGATGGAGATTTATACAACTCCCGAGTCTGTTGAGAGGATTATTTCAATTTCTGAAAAATTTGGAATTGAGGCCAGGGTGATAGGAAGGGTAGAGGCATCTGACGAGACTGAAACTACAATAATTTCACAATATGGTACATTCAGGTATGTTAAGTAG
- the nusB gene encoding transcription antitermination factor NusB, giving the protein MINRRLIRVKVFKILFGKVNSETLSLSGAVSDLMMSCDKSLELYYFMLTLPVAVRKIAQSKIETGLKKFHPSDEERNPNMRFAENRVIAMLEENTDLLTFCEKRGLLWNDYQSLVKKFFLSMSASEYFKEYMESSENSFENDLNLIIRFFEEEFEENDELHDVLEDLSLFWTDDLEYVVNVITKRLSTLKESSKIKHPAVFLKEDDRDYAVRLLEKSMIHYDKYMELMGKHLQNWDIERLAATDTALIVMGIAEAFEFQDIPVKVTINEYVELSKYFSTPNSKVFVNGILDKVIASLMKDGQIEKRGRGLVGSSE; this is encoded by the coding sequence ATGATTAACAGAAGGCTTATTAGGGTTAAGGTTTTCAAAATTCTTTTCGGAAAAGTAAACTCAGAGACTCTCTCTCTCTCCGGAGCGGTGAGTGATCTTATGATGAGTTGTGATAAGAGTCTTGAATTATATTATTTTATGCTCACCCTGCCCGTTGCAGTCAGGAAGATTGCACAGTCAAAAATTGAGACAGGTCTTAAGAAGTTTCATCCCAGTGATGAGGAGCGCAATCCGAATATGAGATTTGCAGAGAACAGGGTTATCGCTATGCTTGAAGAAAACACGGATCTTCTCACTTTTTGTGAAAAAAGGGGGCTTCTGTGGAATGATTATCAGTCATTGGTGAAAAAGTTTTTTCTCTCTATGTCTGCTTCTGAATACTTTAAAGAGTATATGGAGTCTTCAGAAAACTCATTTGAGAATGATCTGAATCTAATTATCCGGTTTTTTGAGGAGGAGTTTGAGGAGAATGACGAACTTCATGATGTTCTGGAGGATTTATCGCTATTCTGGACTGATGACCTTGAATATGTTGTAAATGTTATAACAAAAAGGTTGAGTACTCTTAAAGAGTCATCCAAAATTAAGCATCCTGCTGTGTTTCTTAAAGAGGACGACAGGGATTATGCAGTAAGATTGCTTGAAAAGTCCATGATTCACTACGATAAATATATGGAGTTAATGGGAAAACATTTACAAAACTGGGATATTGAGAGGCTTGCTGCAACAGATACTGCTTTGATTGTAATGGGCATTGCAGAGGCTTTTGAATTTCAGGATATCCCCGTTAAAGTTACTATAAATGAGTATGTAGAGCTCTCAAAATACTTTAGTACACCCAACAGTAAAGTATTCGTAAATGGAATTCTGGATAAGGTAATAGCATCCCTTATGAAGGATGGGCAGATAGAGAAGAGGGGCCGGGGTTTGGTAGGCTCGTCAGAATGA
- a CDS encoding GAF domain-containing protein, with protein MESLTILKGDKDSVYESLLPQILALTEGEQDPIANMANISAALKEAFGFWWVGFYIVKEDSSPFGSSLVLGPFQGPVACTRIANGRGVCGTSWKLGETIIVPDVDKFPGHIACSSLSKSEIVLPVMKDGKVIAVLDIDSDKLGDFDERDKRWLELLLSSDISL; from the coding sequence ATGGAATCATTGACAATATTAAAAGGAGATAAAGACTCGGTATACGAATCACTATTGCCTCAAATTTTAGCACTTACAGAGGGGGAGCAGGACCCCATTGCGAATATGGCCAATATTTCAGCTGCCCTTAAAGAGGCATTTGGCTTTTGGTGGGTTGGTTTTTATATTGTAAAGGAGGACTCTTCCCCATTTGGCAGCTCACTTGTGCTCGGTCCCTTTCAGGGTCCTGTGGCTTGTACAAGGATTGCTAATGGCAGAGGGGTTTGTGGAACCTCCTGGAAATTGGGAGAGACTATTATAGTTCCCGATGTGGATAAATTCCCTGGTCATATAGCCTGCAGTTCTCTGTCAAAATCTGAAATAGTTCTTCCTGTAATGAAGGATGGAAAAGTGATAGCTGTTCTTGATATTGACTCAGATAAGCTCGGGGATTTTGATGAAAGAGACAAAAGGTGGCTTGAGTTGCTTCTCTCCTCTGATATCTCTCTCTGA
- a CDS encoding 3'-5' exonuclease — protein sequence MIFKNTISPEEIEKLKNAEFTGEVTIIDKNDESYESAIAYLASQKIIGFDTETKPVFQANVKRNSVALLQLASGTRAFIFRLTELGMPDSLCKVLSTKKIIKVGAAVNEDIRGLQRYTKFIPRGFVDLQTIGNNWLIKEKSVRKMAAIVLGVRVSKSQQLSNWEADVLSDAQVNYAAIDAWVCRQMYLKLLSTPKPENEDEKKSNT from the coding sequence ATGATCTTTAAGAACACAATTTCTCCGGAGGAGATAGAGAAACTAAAAAATGCAGAATTCACCGGAGAGGTGACTATAATAGATAAAAATGACGAATCGTATGAGAGTGCAATTGCATATCTTGCATCTCAGAAGATAATTGGTTTTGACACAGAGACCAAACCTGTTTTTCAGGCTAATGTAAAAAGAAACAGTGTTGCCTTACTACAGCTTGCAAGCGGAACAAGGGCCTTTATATTCAGGCTCACAGAACTGGGAATGCCCGACTCTTTGTGTAAAGTGCTTTCGACGAAAAAAATAATAAAGGTTGGGGCCGCTGTAAATGAAGATATTCGGGGGCTTCAGAGATATACAAAGTTTATTCCCAGGGGATTTGTAGATCTTCAGACCATAGGTAATAACTGGCTTATAAAAGAGAAGAGTGTGAGAAAGATGGCAGCGATAGTACTGGGTGTCAGAGTATCCAAATCTCAGCAGCTCTCTAACTGGGAGGCCGATGTGCTTTCTGATGCGCAGGTTAATTATGCTGCAATTGATGCCTGGGTTTGCAGGCAGATGTATCTGAAATTGCTGAGTACTCCTAAACCGGAAAATGAAGATGAAAAAAAGAGTAATACTTAG
- a CDS encoding M1 family aminopeptidase, giving the protein MIRYFLILIVTILAGCTSGLIGPGTGVSKELADNRFNNISQVRYKLHFSIPDHIDSLVHGKAQINFELKNRETLWLDFFHDSINPVKSIVVNGTEVKPEIVEEHLVLSKRVLKKGKNEVKVDFLAGEQSLNRREDFLYTLLVPDRARTLFPCFDQPDIKAVYELSLDLPEGWVAMSNAPSASREADFIRFAPSDPLPTYLFSFVAGLFNEHSVKSGERSISIFHKETLPYRIAQCDTIASQIFSSVKWLEDYTGVDYPFLKYDIAIIPGFQYGGMEHAGATLYADRTLFISENPTVAERFARAKLIAHETAHMWFGDYVTMKWFDDVWTKEVFANWFAARMVTPLFPEMDHELAFTDSYFPPAYEEDRTVGANPVQQPLDNLNNAGLVYGNIIYNKAPVVMEMMVRMIGEENFRKGIQEYLRKYAFSNATWDNLIEILDSYTEADLNMWSNVWIKERGRPEYKISAAENGGVKLLQKDPFNRGLEWEQEILNIVSEDGFIYPNVDGKAYGLFITNSFNNDILLERLPLFTPLTRGSLLITLYENMVAGYINPEKFSEAICNILPVESDRIVFNRAVNYLAATNVRYLHGTIASQHASDLLWKISLSAKEGDLRLTAFRSLIRFAWGESWAKLLNDILKNPAKYSELNLSERDFINLAYETALRNPLLYDEIGRVALTYINGKDRIEEFNFVFKSISPDKSVRDSMFRALLMKENRVIEPRTINALSYLCHYSRSEDAVEYITPALEILPEIQRTGDIFFPRNWLQALLSGQRGDRAAYYVLNYTNSADIHPLLKGKLLQQADHLFNKAKRDE; this is encoded by the coding sequence ATGATCAGATATTTTCTCATACTTATTGTAACTATCCTGGCCGGATGTACATCTGGTTTAATAGGGCCAGGTACAGGTGTGAGCAAAGAGTTGGCAGATAATAGATTTAACAATATTTCCCAGGTAAGATACAAACTCCATTTTTCAATACCGGACCATATTGATTCCTTAGTGCATGGTAAAGCTCAAATCAATTTTGAACTCAAGAACCGGGAGACTCTCTGGCTCGATTTTTTTCACGATTCAATCAATCCTGTTAAAAGTATAGTTGTTAATGGCACAGAAGTTAAGCCGGAGATTGTTGAAGAGCACCTTGTTTTAAGCAAAAGGGTACTTAAAAAGGGGAAAAATGAGGTTAAAGTTGATTTCCTTGCCGGGGAACAATCGTTAAACAGAAGAGAGGACTTTTTGTACACTCTTTTAGTCCCGGACAGGGCCAGAACACTCTTCCCTTGTTTTGACCAGCCTGATATTAAGGCAGTATATGAACTCTCTCTTGATTTGCCTGAAGGTTGGGTTGCTATGTCAAATGCACCATCGGCATCAAGAGAGGCAGATTTTATACGATTTGCCCCGTCTGATCCTCTGCCTACCTATCTTTTTTCATTTGTTGCGGGTCTTTTTAACGAGCATTCAGTAAAATCAGGAGAAAGGAGTATTTCGATATTTCACAAAGAGACTCTTCCTTACAGAATTGCACAGTGCGATACAATAGCTTCTCAGATTTTTTCTTCTGTCAAATGGCTTGAGGATTATACAGGAGTTGACTACCCCTTTTTAAAATACGACATAGCTATTATTCCGGGTTTCCAGTATGGAGGGATGGAGCATGCCGGGGCAACTCTTTATGCAGACAGGACTCTGTTTATAAGCGAGAATCCCACAGTAGCCGAGAGATTTGCAAGAGCTAAACTTATAGCTCACGAGACTGCTCATATGTGGTTTGGAGATTATGTTACTATGAAATGGTTTGACGATGTCTGGACAAAAGAGGTCTTTGCCAATTGGTTTGCTGCCCGTATGGTAACTCCGCTTTTCCCGGAGATGGACCATGAACTTGCATTTACAGATAGCTATTTTCCTCCGGCTTATGAAGAGGACAGAACTGTTGGGGCAAATCCGGTACAACAACCTCTGGATAACCTTAATAATGCCGGATTGGTTTATGGAAATATAATCTATAACAAGGCACCTGTCGTTATGGAGATGATGGTGAGGATGATTGGTGAAGAGAACTTCAGGAAGGGGATACAGGAGTATCTCAGGAAATATGCTTTCTCAAATGCCACCTGGGATAATCTAATTGAGATACTGGATAGCTATACCGAGGCAGACCTTAATATGTGGAGCAATGTATGGATTAAGGAGAGAGGCAGACCTGAATATAAAATATCTGCGGCTGAGAACGGGGGTGTTAAATTATTACAGAAAGATCCTTTTAACAGGGGATTAGAGTGGGAGCAAGAGATACTCAATATAGTATCTGAGGATGGATTTATATATCCCAATGTAGACGGTAAGGCTTATGGTCTTTTTATAACAAACTCCTTTAATAATGATATTTTGCTGGAAAGATTGCCTCTTTTTACCCCATTAACAAGAGGTTCTCTCTTAATAACTCTATACGAGAATATGGTTGCAGGCTATATCAACCCTGAGAAATTTTCAGAGGCTATATGCAATATTCTTCCTGTTGAAAGTGACAGGATTGTTTTTAACAGGGCTGTTAATTACCTTGCCGCAACAAATGTCAGGTATCTTCATGGAACTATTGCATCTCAACATGCCTCAGACCTATTGTGGAAGATCTCTTTATCAGCAAAAGAGGGAGACTTAAGATTAACAGCTTTCAGGTCACTTATCCGTTTTGCATGGGGTGAAAGTTGGGCTAAGCTTCTTAATGATATTCTGAAAAATCCGGCTAAATATTCTGAACTTAATCTCAGCGAGAGAGATTTTATCAATCTTGCATACGAAACGGCACTCAGGAATCCTTTGTTGTATGATGAGATAGGTAGGGTTGCACTCACTTATATAAATGGTAAGGACAGAATAGAGGAATTCAACTTTGTATTCAAATCCATTTCACCAGATAAATCTGTAAGAGATTCAATGTTCAGAGCTCTTTTAATGAAAGAGAACAGAGTAATAGAGCCGCGGACAATAAATGCACTCAGCTATCTGTGTCACTACTCCAGGTCAGAAGATGCTGTTGAATATATTACTCCTGCTTTGGAGATTCTTCCGGAGATTCAGAGAACCGGGGATATCTTTTTCCCAAGAAACTGGCTCCAGGCGTTGCTATCCGGACAGAGAGGGGATAGGGCTGCTTACTATGTTTTGAACTACACAAACAGCGCAGACATTCACCCATTACTGAAGGGTAAGTTACTTCAGCAGGCAGACCATTTGTTTAATAAGGCAAAAAGAGATGAGTAG
- a CDS encoding class I SAM-dependent rRNA methyltransferase, with the protein MKKRVILRRGREESILRFHPWVFSGAIVRSEGEIAEGDIVEVVSAAGGTLGYGHFQVGSIAVRMLSFGENVPGKRFWTEKLSAAYSLRVSAGVVRVDNTTYRLVHGEGDMLPGLIVDIYGKTAVMQAHSAGMFLAREEIAEALRVLYGDKLTAVYDKSSSTAPFKASLDLMDQYLYGKREGEEIVKENGLLFSVDWIHGQKTGFFLDQRDNRELLGKYSSGKRVLNLFCYTGGFSIYSLAKGAKSVDSVDSSAKAMKMLERNIEINREAGLIDKDIVHNSFTEDAIDFLRESSGNRYDLIIVDPPAFAKHRGAMQNALRAYQRLNAAAISRVAPGGIIFTYSCSQVVDKIAFAEAVFSAAAATGRVVRILHRLTQPADHPVSIYHPEGEYLKGLVLYVE; encoded by the coding sequence ATGAAAAAAAGAGTAATACTTAGAAGGGGAAGAGAGGAGTCCATACTGAGATTCCATCCATGGGTCTTTTCCGGAGCTATTGTCAGGAGTGAGGGTGAGATTGCAGAGGGAGACATTGTTGAGGTTGTATCTGCGGCGGGTGGAACACTTGGTTATGGCCATTTTCAGGTTGGTTCAATTGCTGTAAGAATGCTCTCATTTGGTGAAAATGTACCGGGAAAGAGATTCTGGACAGAGAAACTTAGTGCAGCTTATAGTTTGAGAGTGAGTGCCGGTGTTGTCAGGGTTGATAATACAACATACAGACTTGTCCACGGAGAGGGTGATATGTTGCCGGGTCTTATTGTGGATATATATGGCAAAACTGCTGTAATGCAGGCACACTCTGCAGGGATGTTTCTTGCCAGGGAGGAGATTGCCGAGGCTCTTAGAGTTCTTTACGGAGATAAACTCACAGCGGTATACGATAAAAGTTCTTCAACTGCTCCTTTTAAAGCCTCTCTGGATCTGATGGATCAGTATCTTTATGGAAAGAGGGAGGGTGAAGAGATTGTAAAGGAGAATGGTTTGCTCTTCTCTGTTGACTGGATTCATGGCCAGAAGACAGGATTTTTTCTTGATCAGAGAGACAATCGTGAATTGTTAGGTAAATACTCCTCAGGAAAAAGGGTTCTTAACCTCTTCTGTTATACAGGAGGTTTCTCAATCTACTCCCTGGCTAAAGGTGCAAAATCTGTTGACTCTGTTGACAGCTCTGCAAAAGCTATGAAGATGCTTGAGAGAAATATCGAAATTAACAGAGAGGCAGGATTAATTGACAAAGATATTGTACATAATTCGTTTACAGAAGATGCTATAGACTTTCTAAGGGAATCTTCCGGCAACCGCTATGACCTAATAATTGTTGATCCGCCTGCCTTTGCAAAACACAGAGGCGCTATGCAAAATGCCCTCAGGGCATATCAAAGACTTAATGCAGCTGCGATTTCAAGAGTCGCTCCCGGTGGAATAATATTTACTTACAGCTGCTCTCAGGTTGTTGATAAAATTGCATTTGCCGAGGCTGTTTTTTCTGCTGCGGCTGCTACCGGCAGAGTTGTAAGAATTCTGCACAGACTTACTCAGCCGGCAGATCATCCGGTTAGTATATATCATCCGGAGGGGGAGTACCTTAAAGGATTGGTTCTTTATGTTGAATAA